The DNA sequence GATCGCGGGGATCAGCAGGATGTGCAGCGCGTACATGCGCGGGATCCAGATGTTGCCGGGGAAGTCGCCGCCGAACAGCGCCCAGTGCATCCAGGTACCGACAACCGGGATGCCCAAGGTGATCGACGACATCGCGGCGCGCAGACCGATACCGGAGAGCAGGTCATCGGGCAGCGAGTAGCCGAAGTAGCCCTCGAACATCGCCAGAATCAGCAGCAGCGAGCCGATCACCCAGTTGGCTTCGCGGGGCCGGCGGAATGCGCCGGTGAAGAAGATGCGCGCCAGGTGCACCATGATCGACGCCGCGAACATCAGCGCCGCCCAGTGGTGGATCTGTCGCACGAAGAGGCCACCGCGGACCTCGAAGCTGATGTTCAGCGCGGTCTCGTAGGCCTTGGACATCTGCACACCGCGCAGCGGCTGGTAGACGCCGTTGTAGGTGACCTCGGCCATCGACGGGTCGAAGAACAGAGTCAGATACACACCCGAGAGCAGCAGGATGATGAAGCTGTACAAAGCGATCTCACCGAGCATGAACGACCAGTGCGTCGGGAAGACCTTGTTGATCTGCCGCTTCATCCCGGCGGCGAGGTGGTACCGAGAGTCGATCGCCTCAGCTTGTTTGCCTAGGCGTGACGGCTTTTGGGCTGTTTCGCTCATGATTTGCGCTCCCAGAATGCGGGTCCGACGGGCTCGACGAAGTCGCCATTGGCGACGAGGTATCCGTCCTTGTCGACGGTGATCGGCAGCTGTGCCAGTGCCCGGGCGGCCGGCCCGAAGATGGGCTTGGCGAAGTGCAGTGCGTCAAACTGCGACTGGTGGCACGGGCACAGGATGCGGTAGGTCTGCTGCTCGAAAAGCGATGTGGGGCAACCCAGGTGCGAGCAGATCTTGGTGTACGCGAACAGGTCGCCGTAGTTGAAGCTTTCCTGTCCCTTGCGCTTGATCACCTTGCCCATATCGCTGGGGCGCACCCGGATGATCATCACCGGGTTACGTACGCCCATAGAGATATGCGACAACTTCTCGTGCGATTCGACGGTGGTGCCATCGCCATCGGACTCGCGCCACGGGAACACGGTCTCCATGCCACCGGCGTCGATGTCCTCGGGGCGGACCTTCAGCAGGATCTGCGAGCTGCTGCCCACGGCCCGGCCCAGGTAGATGGTTTCGCCCTTGTACCGCGGGGTCCAGCCGCTGGTGAGCAGCACCGGCTGCTTGCCATTGGCGGTGGGGACCACGGGGGCCCACGGGTTCTTGATCAGACCGCCGATGAATGCGACGGCGGTGCCGGCGCCCATCGCGCCGACGCCGAACCCGAGAGCCCGGATGACCATCTTGCGGCGGGGGAGCGTCGAGGTCTCCAGGGTGTCCTGCAGCTGCGCGACGATGGTCTTGCGGTCCACCTCCGACGAGCCCGGCCCGTCGTGGCGGTCCTGGATCGAGATCTCCTGGGGAACGAACTTCTTGGTGTACAGCACCGCGCCGATACCCAGCGAGAGCACCGACAGGCCCAAGGTCAGGCCGTACAGCGGTGTCGCGAGGTTGTACGCGGCATTACCCGGATCGCCGAATGGCTTGTACTCCCAGGGCCAAAACAGGAAGACACCAAGCAGGGCCAGGCCAAATACTCCGCCAAGGGCGAACCACAGGGCAATCAGCCGCTCGGCGCGCTTCTCGGCCTTGGTGCCCTCCACGGGCCAGCGCGGTTCGCGGTAGACGATCTCGACGCCGTCGAGGTTGGTACCGAGCTTGACCAGCTCATCACGGCTCATGGCCGCGAGCTGCTCGTCGCTGGGAATCTCTACTTTGGGATCGCCACTCACGCGCGCGCTCCAATCCACAGTGCCGCGGCAATGGCGGCGACGATGCCGATGATCCAGATGGCCATGCCCTCAGAAGCCGGGCCGAAGCCGCCCAGGCCGTAACCGCCCGGATCGGGGGTCTCGGTCGAAGCCTTGACGTAAGCGACGATGTCCTTCTTCTCGTCAGGGGTCAGCTGGCGGTCGGAGAACTTGGGCATGTTCTGCGGGCCGGTCAGCATGGCGGTGTAGATCTGCTGCTCGTTGGCCGGATCGAGCTCGGGGGCGAACTTGCCCGACGAGAGGGCCCCACCGCGGCCGGTGAAGTTGTGGCAGGACGCGCAGTTCAACCGGAACAGGTCGCCACCGCGGGCGATGTTGTTGCCGCGCAACGACGTTTGAGCGATTGCGCCGTCGCCGTCGCGGATGACCTGGGGTCCGCCGCCGTTGGCCTGGATGTACGCGCCGAGGGCGTCAGTCTGCTCCTCGTCGAAGATCGGGTCCTTGCGCTGGGCCTGAGCCTCGTTGCGCATGGCCGGCATACGGCCCGTGGAGACCTGGAAGTAGACGGCCGCGTCGCCCACGCCGATGAGGCTCGGGCCGCGGTCGGGTACACCCTGCAGGTTGGCGCCGTGGCAGGTGATGCATGAGGTCTCGTACAGCTGCTTGCCGGTGCGCAGCAGCGCGGACTTGTCCTCGTCGGCCACCGCGACCTGCGGGGTGGGCGTGAAGGTCGAGGCCAGGCCGCCGGCGACCACCAGCGCGATCAGCAGCAGCAAACCTGCTGAGATGCGGCGGCGGAACTTGCGGCGTGCGCGATTCTTAGCGGCTGTGTTGTTTACGGGCTCCACGCTCAACGGTGGCGCTCCCTTCACCGAGTCGGGCTGGTTCATCGGACGAAGTAGATGGTGGCGAACAGGGCGATCCACACGATGTCGACGAAGTGCCAGTAGTACGACACGACGATCGCGGAGGTTGCTTGGGCAGGAGTGAACTTGCTCATCCGGGTACGAACCAGCAGATAGATGAAGGCGACCAGACCACCGATGACGTGCAGACCGTGGAAACCGGTGGCCAAGTAGAAGGTTGAGCCGTAGGCGCTGCCGGCGATGGTGGTGCCCTCGTGCACGAGGTTGATGTACTCGTAGCCCTGGCCGAGAACGAAGAAGGTGCCCATGATGAGGGTGACGATGTACCAGCGGCGCAGCCCGAAGACATCGCCACGCTCCGCGGCGAACACACCCATCTGACAGGTGAAGGACGATGCGACCAGCACTGCGGTGACGGGGATGGCAAGACCAAGGTTCAGCTCGGTGGGCTCCGGCGGCCAGTTGCCACCGGACTGGGCCCGGGCGGTGAAGTAGAACGCGAAGAGTCCAGCAAAGAACATCAACTCACTGGAAAGCCACACAATGGTGCCAACACTCACCATGTTGGGCCGGTTCAGTGAATGAACCCGCTGGGTAATGGCGGTTCCCGCCGGCGATCCTGGGGCTGCTGCGGTCGTCACGTCGTAAGTATGACGCTTTGTAGTTGTCGAGAGCCACCCGGGTCCGACATTGATTTGTGACCGACTCTCCACAACGCGTGTGGCCTCTGATGAGAGTGGTGACGGCAGCCCCGGCCCGGCGTGTCGCACCGTGCCCGGGAGGTCCATGGGACCATTTGCGCGTGCCCGAGCATTCCTGGCCCCTGGTACTGGGCGAGCTGACCAACCGTCGTGACCTGTCGGCGGGTCAGGCGGCCTGGGCCATGGATCAGATCATGACGGGCGTGGCCACCCCCGCCCAGATCGCGGCCTTCGGGGTGGCGATGCGGATGAAGCGTCCGACGTCCGCCGAAGTCGGGGAGCTGGCCGACACCATGCTTTCGCACGCGGTCGGATTTGCCTCGGGTGAACAGATCGGCGCGAACGCCGTGGACATCGTCGGTACCGGGGGCGACGGCGCGAACACGGTGAACCTGTCGACCATGGCCTCCATTGTGGTGGCGGCGTGCGGTGTGCCGGTGGTCAAGCACGGCAACCGTGCCGCGTCCTCGCTGGCCGGTGGCGCTGACACGTTGGAAGCGTTGGGGGTGCGCATCGACCTGGGGCCCGAGCAGGTGACGCACAGTCTCGCCGAGGTGGGAATCGGATTCTGCTTCGCGCCGCATTTTCACCCGTCATACCGGTACGCCTCCGTGGTGCGTCGTGAGATCGGTGTCCCCACGGTATTCAATCTGCTGGGGCCGCTGACGAATCCCGCCCGGCCGCGGGCGGGATTGATCGGCTGCGCGTTCGCGGACCTGGCCGAGGTGACGGCAGGGGTATTCGCCGGACGTGGGTCCAGTGTGTTGGTTGTGCATGGCGACGACGGGCTCGATGAGCTGACCACCACCACGACCAGCACCATTTGGCGGGTTCAGGCGGGGACCGTCGACAAGCTGCGGTTCGATCCGGCGGCGTTCGGTTTCGCGCGCGCCCGGCTGGAGGAGCTCGTCGGTGGTGATCCGGAGTTCAACGCCGCCGAGGTCCGAGCGGTACTGGCCGGCGGAACGGGGGCGGTGCGCGACGCGGTGGTGCTCAACGCCGCGGGCGCGGTGGTGGCGCATGCCGGCCTGGCCAGCGATGCCCAATGGCTGCCCGCCTGGGAGAACGCACTTGCGCGGGTGTCCAGCGCGATCGATTCGGGGGCAGCGGCGGCGCTGCTGGATAAGTGGATCGTCGTCAGCCAACGGCTCGGGACGGAACGGGACGCCCAGGTCTGATCAGCTCGGACATCCCCCAGTCGTCGTGGTGGACGGCGTGCGCGATGCGCGCGATGCGCGCGCTGCGCGCAGTCGCCGCCCAATCCCGCAGGGGGCCCGAACATCCCGTCGCCTCGGCGTAGCCATCCGTCGAGGACACGATGCGCACACCGGGTTCGGCCAGCCAGCGGGTGATCAGCCCGGTTTCTTCGGGCGCGGCCCCGCCGAACGGTTCGGGGGTCGGCAGTACCACTTGGGCCGACGCCGAAGCGGCCGCCACCACCGGCATCGGGGGGACGCCGCGGCGAGCGACCGCCGCACCGGCCAGCTGTCCATGCCGCATCACGGCGATGTGCCATCCGCCCTCACCATCGGGCCGCGCGGCGATCAGTTCCTCGATGCGCGAGAGGGCGTGCAGGCGGTGCTGACGGGCCAGTGCCTCGATGAGGTTGGCCGTGGCGTCGCGCTGTCGCGCGGCGCTTTCATACCGCCGCAGACCACTCAGCTCGCCCACTCGGCCGCACATGGCGTGCAGCGGTTGTCCTTCGGTGCCGGCCAGGACCGCGAGTGCCGGGATGAGGGCGTCCCGGTATTCGCGTGCATCCACCCCGGTGGGGGCGGGGCAGGGGGAAGCGGTGTCGTGCGGGTAGGACTGGCCGTTGCAGGCGGGGCCGTGCCGTCCATTGGCACCGATGCGTGCGGCACACGTGCGCACGCCGGTGAACCGGGCGAGTGCCAGGGCGGCGGTCACGGCGTCGCCGCGTGCGCGAAACGGACCGAGCATCGGGCGTCCGCTGGTGGTCCGGACGACGGCGAAACGGGGGAATGGCTCCTCGGTGAGCACCACCCACCACCAGCGGTGCGGGAACCGTGACTTCCTGTTGTACGGCGGTGCGTGCGCACCCAACAGCCGCAGTTCGCGCACCCCGGCCTCCAGGGGATGCGCACAGGTCACGTGGTCCACCGCGGTGGCGATGGTGACCATCTCGCGCATCCGGCCGCGCGGGTCCGCGCCCGTGAAGTACTGCTGCACCCGCCGGTGCAGGTTGACCGCGGTGCCCACGTACAGCACTTCGCCGGACGGCCCGCGGAACAGATAAACACCTGGGGCGTAAGGCATCCCATCGGCCAGCGAGCGTTTGTCGCGCAACGCGTTGGGAACCTGGGTCCGGTACCGTCGCAGCTCTGCCATGGTGTCGACGCCCTGGTTGCCGACCCGGCCGATCAGCGCATGCAGCACATCGACGGTGGCCCGCGCGTCATCGAGAGCCCGGTGGTTGGGGGTGGTGGATGCGCCGAGCAGCTGAGCCAGCGCACCCAAGCTGACCCGCGGCGCCTCATCGCGCGACAACACCCGGCGGGCCAGCCGGACCGTGCACAGCACCGTGGGCTGCGGCCAGTCGATCCCGCATTGTCGCGCGGCCGCCTTGAGGAACCCGATATCGAAACCGGCGTTATGGGCGACCAGGACTGCGCCGCGGGCGAATTCGAGAAATGCCGGAAGCACCTGCTCGATCGGCGGCGCGTCCACCAGCATCGCCGAGGTGATACCGGTGAGCCGGACGATCTGTGGCGGCAGCGATCGCTTCGGATCGACCAGCGTGGCCAGCTCCCCGAGCACTTCGCCGCCGCGCACCTTCACCGCGCCGATCTCGGTGATCGCATCGTTCTCCGCGCTGCCCCCGGTCGTCTCCAGGTCCACCACCACAAAGGTGGTGTCACGCAATGCTTGTACAGACGGGGCCTGCGCCGACGACCCCGGCGAGGAGAGCACCTCGTCGAAGGTCAGTTGCGTCATGTCGTGACCGTAGGGCCCGGGACCGACATATCGGGCTCACGCCACGGGGGTGCAGATCAGCGCGAGTGCGTCGTTTGTCGTGTCGACGCCGTCGTCGCCGATCTTGTCCTCGAGTCGGGTCCGCAACAGGCTGCGGGTGGCGGCATCGAGCGCGAGGTGATTGGAGTAGGTGAAGACCATGTCCAGGTACGCCTGCGTGGAGAAGTGTCGCCGTTCCGGGAAATGGGAGTGCCGCACGCGGTACCCGAATTTCTCGAGGGTCGGGGAGACGGTGTCCTCGGTGTCGATGGAGGGGCGCCTCGTGGTGTCCATGAAATCGGCATAGACGGTGTCCAGCTCGTGCTGTGACGGCGTGGTGGGCACAATCCGGTTCCACACCAGGGCGAGGCGGCCGCCGGGGCGAAGCACCGTCAACACCTTCGGCAGCGCGGCAGCGGGCTCCACCCAGTGGAAGGACTGGGCGAAGAGCACCAGATCGAATGTGCGGCCCGCCGGCTGCCAGTCCTCGAACGTGGCCACCTCGACGGTGATGCCCTTCCCGGACGCCACCTGTGCCATCCGCGGGTCCGGTTCGACCGCCAGCACCTCGGCGCCCGCCGCGGCCAGCTGTGCCGCCGCGATCCCGGTACCTGCCCCCACATCCAGGGCGCGTGTCTGCCGGCCGGAAACGAGATCGTCGATCAGCGCGAGCGGATAGCGGGGGCGATGACGGTCGTAGGCGTCTGCGGAGTCTCCAAACGACTCGGCCCGGCGGCGGTCGCTATGTGCTGGTTGCGGCTGTTCCGTCATATCGCCAGGGTGCCAGGGGCCGTCTACTTGTCGGTGGGCGCGGTTACCGTCCGCCTGAACCCGAAAGAACGACTCAAGGAGAGGAGGAGCCATGCTCATCGATTGCGACGATTGCGCGATGCGCGGCCCGGGATGCGGTGACTGCGTGGTCAGCGTGCTGTTGGGGGTGCCCCAGACACTCGCCGACGACGAACGTGCCGCGCTGGCCGTCCTGGCCGAGGCCGGGATGGCGCCCAGGCTGCGCCTGGTGCCGATTCAGCGCACGTACGACACGCCTCATTCGGCGAAGACGCCCGATGCGGGAGTCGCATAGGGCACACTCGAAATAGGTGCATGATGGCCCGCCCCGGAAACGGGGAGGAGAACCGGCGTTTACGCGACACTGATGTCATTCCACACTCCGGTGGACAATGTCGATGCCATTTCGTAACCTATCTGAGACCTATCGGCGCCGTAGTTCGCGGCGATCAAATTGCAGTAAAGGGATGTAGTCAGTGAGTGTCGGGCGTCTTCTTCGAAATGATTCGGATCGACTGACGCCCTCTCCTCTCCGACGTGCCATGCTCGCGCTGACTGCTGCCGCCCTGGTCGGCGGGGTATTTACGGGTGGTCATGTCGCGACTGCCGACCCCAACAACGACGCTGTCAAGAAGCTCAACGAGCTGTCCCGCCAGGCCGAGGCAACGTCCGAGGCGGCTAACTCGGCGAAGATCGATCTCGACGCCAAGCTGGCGACCCAGCGCGATGCCGAAAAGGCTGTTCTCGCCGATGAGGCCGTCGCGAAGGCCGCGCGCATGGCGGTGTCGACGTACCAAGTTGACGTCAACAAGGCAATGGTCGCCGCCTACATGGGTGGCAACACCAGCGGTTACGGTGCCGTGCTGACGTCAAACTCGCCGCAGAACCTGATCGACCAGCTCTCGGTGCAACGCACGGTGGGCGGCGAGATGCGTGGCCGGATGGACAACTACCGCGCTGCGCAGTCCTCGGCAGATCAGGCCGAGCAGCGGTCCCGCGACGCCGCCGAGCAGGCCCGGGTGGCCGCCGAGCAGGCCAAGAATGTACGCGCTTCGCTGCAGGCCAAGCAGAGCCAGCTGCAGGTGCAGATCGCGGTGGTCAAGTCGCAGTACAACACCCTGAGCCCCGGCCAGCGTGCGCAGCTGCTGGCACCGGCGCCCGTGCCCCCGCCGCCCGCCGGCGAACCGGGCCAGGCCCCGGACGAGCCGCTGATGCAGGCCGCTGCCGCGGCACCCGCGCCGGAAGCCGCCATCGGCGGCGGAGGTTCGCCCGTCGGTGCGAGCGCCGTCGCGGCCGCATTGACCCGGATCGGCGCGCCCTACTCGTGGGGCGGTTCCGGCCCCAACGCCTTCGACTGCTCGGGTCTGGTGATGTGGGCCTACGGCCAGCAGGGCGTGTCGCTGCCGCACTCCAGTCAGGCACTCGCACGTGGCGGTACACCCGTCGCGCTGAGCGATCTGCAGCCCGGCGATGTCATCAACTTCTACGGGGACGCCTCGCATACGGGCATCTATGTCGGCAACGGCATGATGGTGCACGCCTCCACCTACGGTGTTCCGGTCGCGGTCGCGCCCATCACGTCCTCCGGCCCGATCTATAACGCGCGTCGCTACTGAGCCGCGGCCATCGTGCGCGTGTGCCCGGGGTAGCACGCTGGGCATCGCTCTTCGCGGTGCTCCTGCTGGTTCTCTGCGGGGGTTGTCGAGCACGGCCCGCCACGCCGGCCAACGATGTGCGCACGGCGATTCAAGCACTGCTGACACGCTATGCCGATGCGTTGCGCAGCCATGACGTCGCGGCATTGCGCGCCGTGCTCGCCCCCGGCAGGCCCGCGTTCTTCGAGGCTTCGCGGCGGGTGCAGGAGAACCTCTCGGGGCTGACGACGGACACCTTCGAGTACCGGCTGGCGGCCGAGATTCCGGCTGATCCCGTTGCCCGGCAACAGCAATGGACACTGGACGCCGCGCTGGTCTACGCGATCAGCGGGGTGGACACCGTCGCCGTTCGGCGCCCCCTCACGGTCGGCGTGCTGCACGACAATGACGCCTGGCGGTTGTTCGACGCCGGCGCGGTCGCCGTGCCCTGGCAGTTCGCGCCGGTAGTGGAGACGCGGAAGAGAGCGGGGGACCGGGATGCGGTGGTGCTCGGACACCCGGGCTCAGCGGTGGCGCCACGGCTTGTCGATGAGATATCCGGTGCGGTGACGTCACTGTCGGAGTTCTGGGGCCCGCAATGGCATGCGGGGGTGCTGCTGATCGCGGCAGGGACCGACGCCGAGTTCGCCGCTCTTGTCGGTGGCGAGCACACCGAGGGAATCGCCGCCGCCGCGGTGGTCGACCGTGTCGATAGTGGAGTGGCCGTGGGGCAGCGGGTGATCTTCGCGCCCGGCTCGGCAGCACTGCCACCCGATCAGTTTCGTGTGGTGCTGCGCCACGAGCTCTTCCACGCCGCGGCCCGCACGGTCACCGGCGACCATGCGCCCCTCTGGCTGGTGGAGGGCGTGGCCGACTACAACGGGCGCCGCGGTAGCGGCACCCCGTTCCGCAACGCCGCCCCCACGTTGGCGAGTGCCCTTGCCGCGGGCCAGATTCCGGACCATCTACCGACCGACGACGACATCGACAGTCCGGGGCCCCGCCGCACACAGGCGTACGAGGAAGCCTGGTCGGTGGCGCAATACGTGGCCGAGGCCTTCGGTGAGCCCAAGCTTGTGCAGCTGTACCGGTACGGGGCGGATGTCGTCGCCGCGCCGCGCGGCGCGGCGATCCAGCGGGCATTGGGCATCGACGAGGCAACGCTGGTTCGGCAGTGGCGGAGCTGGCTCGGCTCTCGTCCACTACGGTAGGCGTCGTGACCTTTCAGCTTGGCGGCCAGCGACGACGGATCCTGTTGGTCACCAACGATTTTCCACCCAGGACCGGCGGTATTCAGTCCTACCTGCAGGAGTTGGTGATCCGGCTGGCCGGATCGCATGAGGTCACTGTCTATGCGCCGCGGTGGAAGGGGTGTGAACGTTACGATGCCGCCGCCGATTACCACGTGGTGCGCCACCCGACCTCGCTGATGCTGCCTGGTCCCGGTGTCCGGCAGCGCATGGTGGACCTCATCCGCTCGCAGCGCTCCGAGGTGGTGTGGTTCGGCGCGGCCGCACCGCTCGCGTTGTTGTCCTCGGCGGCGAAGGCGGCAGGGGCCGCCGTGACAGCAGCCAGCACGCATGGGCACGAGGTCGGCTGGTCGATGCTGCCGGTGGCGCGGTCCGCGCTGCGACAGATCGGGGACAGCACCGATGTGATCACCTACGTCAGCCGCTACACGCGGGGCCGCTTCGCCGCGGCCTTCGGTCCACGTGCGGCACTCGAACATTTGCCCGCCGGTGTCGACACCGGCAGATTCCGCCCCGACCCGGTGGCACGCGAGGAGCTGCGGCGGCGCTACGGGCTGGGCGAGCGGCCGACCATCGTGTGCATCTCCCGGCTCGTTCCGCGCAAGGGCCAGGACATGCTGATCGAGGCGCTGCCGGCGATCCGGGAGCAGGTGGACGGCGCGGCGCTGGTGATCGTGGGCGGCGGACCGTATGCGGAACCGTTGCGTGCGTTGGCCAATCGATTCGGTATCGATGAGCACGTGGTGTTCACCGGCGGTGTGCCGTGGGAAGAGCTACCCGCTCATCACGCGATGGGCGATGTCTTCGCGATGCCCTGCCGTACACGCGGAGCGGGGCTCGATGTCGAGGGTCTGGGGATAGTGTTCCTGGAGGCGTCGGCCTGTGGTGTCCCGGTGGTCGCTGGAAACTCCGGGGGCGCACCGGAAACCGTGCGCGACGGGGAGACAGGACTCGTCGTAGACGGCAGGTCGGTGCCCGCGATCACGGAAGCGATTGTTCAGATCCTGTCGGACCCGGCACGCGCCGCCATGATGGGCGCAGCGGGGCGCACCTGGGTGACCGATCACTGGCGCTGGGATCACCATGCGGCGCGCTTCGCCGAACTGATCAGCGGCTCCGCCTAGGCTCGTTCGGGTGGACCGATCTACT is a window from the Mycobacteroides salmoniphilum genome containing:
- a CDS encoding glycosyltransferase family 4 protein, with amino-acid sequence MTFQLGGQRRRILLVTNDFPPRTGGIQSYLQELVIRLAGSHEVTVYAPRWKGCERYDAAADYHVVRHPTSLMLPGPGVRQRMVDLIRSQRSEVVWFGAAAPLALLSSAAKAAGAAVTAASTHGHEVGWSMLPVARSALRQIGDSTDVITYVSRYTRGRFAAAFGPRAALEHLPAGVDTGRFRPDPVAREELRRRYGLGERPTIVCISRLVPRKGQDMLIEALPAIREQVDGAALVIVGGGPYAEPLRALANRFGIDEHVVFTGGVPWEELPAHHAMGDVFAMPCRTRGAGLDVEGLGIVFLEASACGVPVVAGNSGGAPETVRDGETGLVVDGRSVPAITEAIVQILSDPARAAMMGAAGRTWVTDHWRWDHHAARFAELISGSA
- a CDS encoding DEDD exonuclease domain-containing protein, whose translation is MTQLTFDEVLSSPGSSAQAPSVQALRDTTFVVVDLETTGGSAENDAITEIGAVKVRGGEVLGELATLVDPKRSLPPQIVRLTGITSAMLVDAPPIEQVLPAFLEFARGAVLVAHNAGFDIGFLKAAARQCGIDWPQPTVLCTVRLARRVLSRDEAPRVSLGALAQLLGASTTPNHRALDDARATVDVLHALIGRVGNQGVDTMAELRRYRTQVPNALRDKRSLADGMPYAPGVYLFRGPSGEVLYVGTAVNLHRRVQQYFTGADPRGRMREMVTIATAVDHVTCAHPLEAGVRELRLLGAHAPPYNRKSRFPHRWWWVVLTEEPFPRFAVVRTTSGRPMLGPFRARGDAVTAALALARFTGVRTCAARIGANGRHGPACNGQSYPHDTASPCPAPTGVDAREYRDALIPALAVLAGTEGQPLHAMCGRVGELSGLRRYESAARQRDATANLIEALARQHRLHALSRIEELIAARPDGEGGWHIAVMRHGQLAGAAVARRGVPPMPVVAAASASAQVVLPTPEPFGGAAPEETGLITRWLAEPGVRIVSSTDGYAEATGCSGPLRDWAATARSARIARIAHAVHHDDWGMSELIRPGRPVPSRAVG
- a CDS encoding cytochrome c oxidase subunit 3; its protein translation is MVSVGTIVWLSSELMFFAGLFAFYFTARAQSGGNWPPEPTELNLGLAIPVTAVLVASSFTCQMGVFAAERGDVFGLRRWYIVTLIMGTFFVLGQGYEYINLVHEGTTIAGSAYGSTFYLATGFHGLHVIGGLVAFIYLLVRTRMSKFTPAQATSAIVVSYYWHFVDIVWIALFATIYFVR
- a CDS encoding class I SAM-dependent methyltransferase, with protein sequence MTEQPQPAHSDRRRAESFGDSADAYDRHRPRYPLALIDDLVSGRQTRALDVGAGTGIAAAQLAAAGAEVLAVEPDPRMAQVASGKGITVEVATFEDWQPAGRTFDLVLFAQSFHWVEPAAALPKVLTVLRPGGRLALVWNRIVPTTPSQHELDTVYADFMDTTRRPSIDTEDTVSPTLEKFGYRVRHSHFPERRHFSTQAYLDMVFTYSNHLALDAATRSLLRTRLEDKIGDDGVDTTNDALALICTPVA
- a CDS encoding ubiquinol-cytochrome c reductase iron-sulfur subunit, which codes for MDWSARVSGDPKVEIPSDEQLAAMSRDELVKLGTNLDGVEIVYREPRWPVEGTKAEKRAERLIALWFALGGVFGLALLGVFLFWPWEYKPFGDPGNAAYNLATPLYGLTLGLSVLSLGIGAVLYTKKFVPQEISIQDRHDGPGSSEVDRKTIVAQLQDTLETSTLPRRKMVIRALGFGVGAMGAGTAVAFIGGLIKNPWAPVVPTANGKQPVLLTSGWTPRYKGETIYLGRAVGSSSQILLKVRPEDIDAGGMETVFPWRESDGDGTTVESHEKLSHISMGVRNPVMIIRVRPSDMGKVIKRKGQESFNYGDLFAYTKICSHLGCPTSLFEQQTYRILCPCHQSQFDALHFAKPIFGPAARALAQLPITVDKDGYLVANGDFVEPVGPAFWERKS
- the trpD gene encoding anthranilate phosphoribosyltransferase: MTAAPARRVAPCPGGPWDHLRVPEHSWPLVLGELTNRRDLSAGQAAWAMDQIMTGVATPAQIAAFGVAMRMKRPTSAEVGELADTMLSHAVGFASGEQIGANAVDIVGTGGDGANTVNLSTMASIVVAACGVPVVKHGNRAASSLAGGADTLEALGVRIDLGPEQVTHSLAEVGIGFCFAPHFHPSYRYASVVRREIGVPTVFNLLGPLTNPARPRAGLIGCAFADLAEVTAGVFAGRGSSVLVVHGDDGLDELTTTTTSTIWRVQAGTVDKLRFDPAAFGFARARLEELVGGDPEFNAAEVRAVLAGGTGAVRDAVVLNAAGAVVAHAGLASDAQWLPAWENALARVSSAIDSGAAAALLDKWIVVSQRLGTERDAQV
- a CDS encoding c-type cytochrome; amino-acid sequence: MNQPDSVKGAPPLSVEPVNNTAAKNRARRKFRRRISAGLLLLIALVVAGGLASTFTPTPQVAVADEDKSALLRTGKQLYETSCITCHGANLQGVPDRGPSLIGVGDAAVYFQVSTGRMPAMRNEAQAQRKDPIFDEEQTDALGAYIQANGGGPQVIRDGDGAIAQTSLRGNNIARGGDLFRLNCASCHNFTGRGGALSSGKFAPELDPANEQQIYTAMLTGPQNMPKFSDRQLTPDEKKDIVAYVKASTETPDPGGYGLGGFGPASEGMAIWIIGIVAAIAAALWIGARA
- the ripC gene encoding peptidoglycan hydrolase RipC, which gives rise to MTPSPLRRAMLALTAAALVGGVFTGGHVATADPNNDAVKKLNELSRQAEATSEAANSAKIDLDAKLATQRDAEKAVLADEAVAKAARMAVSTYQVDVNKAMVAAYMGGNTSGYGAVLTSNSPQNLIDQLSVQRTVGGEMRGRMDNYRAAQSSADQAEQRSRDAAEQARVAAEQAKNVRASLQAKQSQLQVQIAVVKSQYNTLSPGQRAQLLAPAPVPPPPAGEPGQAPDEPLMQAAAAAPAPEAAIGGGGSPVGASAVAAALTRIGAPYSWGGSGPNAFDCSGLVMWAYGQQGVSLPHSSQALARGGTPVALSDLQPGDVINFYGDASHTGIYVGNGMMVHASTYGVPVAVAPITSSGPIYNARRY